A stretch of the Papaver somniferum cultivar HN1 chromosome 6, ASM357369v1, whole genome shotgun sequence genome encodes the following:
- the LOC113288476 gene encoding probable xyloglucan endotransglucosylase/hydrolase protein 6: MHKTMAIKPISFKQTSFILVLHFLTFSIFYTVLVSARFSTFLNDFHVTWSDSHIKQISSGTAIQLTLDQNSGCGFASKNKYLFGRVSMKIKLIPGDSAGTVTAFYMNSDTDTVRDELDFEFLGNRTGQPYTVQTNVYAHGKGDREQRINLWFDPAADFHTYSILWNHNHVVFYVDEVPIRVYKNNEAKGIPYPKFQPMGVYSTLWEADDWATRGGIEKIDWSKAPFYAYYKDFDIEGCTMPGPASCTSNPTNWWEGPEYLQLDSYQARKYRWVRTNHMTYDYCTDKVRYPIPPPECRAGI, from the exons ATGCATAAAACTATGGCCATCAAACCCATATCCTTTAAGCAAACAAGCTTTATACTTGTCTTGCATTTCCTGACATTTTCTATCTTCTACACTGTCCTCGTCTCTGCTCGCTTCTCCACATTTCTCAATGATTTTCATGTGACATGGTCTGACTCCCATATCAAGCAAATTAGCAGTGGAACTGCAATTCAGTTGACGCTAGACCAAAATTCAG GATGCGGTTTTGCTTCCAAAAACAAATACTTGTTCGGGCGTGTGAGTATGAAGATCAAGCTCATCCCTGGCGATTCTGCTGGAACTGTTACTGCTTTCTAC ATGAACTCAGACACAGATACTGTCCGTGATGAATTGGATTTTGAGTTCTTGGGAAATCGTACTGGTCAGCCATACACCGTTCAAACTAATGTATATGCACATGGAAAGGGTGATAGAGAACAGAGAATCAACCTTTGGTTTGATCCTGCTGCAGATTTCCACACTTATTCCATTCTCTGGAACCATAACCATGTTGT CTTCTACGTGGACGAGGTACCAATCAGAGTTTACAAAAATAACGAAGCAAAAGGAATTCCATATCCCAAGTTCCAACCAATGGGAGTCTACTCAACACTATGGGAAGCTGATGACTGGGCCACAAGAGGTGGCATTGAAAAGATTGATTGGTCCAAAGCACCCTTTTACGCCTACTATAAAGACTTTGATATTGAAGGTTGCACTATGCCAGGTCCAGCAAGCTGCACCTCAAACCCTACCAATTGGTGGGAGGGTCCTGAATACCTACAATTAGACTCTTACCAAGCTAGAAAATATAGGTGGGTTCGAACGAACCACATGACTTACGATTATTGCACCGATAAGGTACGGTACCCAATCCCACCACCAGAATGCAGGGCAGGTATCTAA
- the LOC113288477 gene encoding E3 ubiquitin-protein ligase FANCL-like isoform X2, translating into MSRKLNRDKQGSSSSSFHRSVYSEIEEVGWEHLVHLSEDLTHMTFRILDKKGQSHIFEIYLPQSYPKCAPSISADVPYVCELKWSISSRLKDVVLQVREHLEKLQDFFSIMDDIDKKLWVVGPIQPSRATSFRQINLGNDCFIMLAINVSDPRSLPECRLLGPETITDKMRKTWRRNCNRWTKDKSIGENLENLMETSLPGPRQSTMEDQQVECGICYAHCLPINDELGAKSGSGSDYTCDNSSCSRAFHSVCLGDWLRSITTTRQSFDVLFGNCPYCSGPVAVKVDSNV; encoded by the exons ATGAGTAGAAAATTG AATAGAGATAAACAAGGATCCTCTTCGTCTTCCTTTCACCGATCAGTGTATTCAGAG ATAGAAGAGGTTGGATGGGAACATCTGGTGCATCTGAGTGAAGACCTTACGCATATGACTTTTCGCATCTT AGACAAGAAAGGACAATCACATATATTTGAGATATATTTGCCTCAAAGTTATCCCAAATGCGCTCCTTCAATATCAGCA GACGTGCCATATGTTTGTGAGTTGAAATGGTCCATATCATCAAGACTAAAGGATGTTGTGCTCCAGGTGCGCGAG CATTTGGAAAAGCTTCAAGATTTTTTTTCTATCATGGATGACATTGATAAAAAACTCTGGGTTGTTGGTCCAATACAGCCATCTCGTGCAACATCATTCCGTCAGATCAATTTAG GAAATGACTGTTTTATCATGCTGGCTATAAATGTTTCTGATCCACGGTCCTTGCCTGA GTGTCGTCTCTTAGGACCCGAAACAATCACTGATAAGATGAGAAAGACATGGAGGAGAAATTGCAATAGATG GACAAAGGACAAATCAATTGGCGAAAACCTGGAAAATCTGATGGAGACTTCGCTTCCTGGACCTCGTCAATCCACAATGGAGGATCAACAAGTTGAATGTGGCATATGCTATGCTCACTGTCTTCCAATCA atgatgaacttgGAGCTAAGAGTGGAAGTGGATCCGACTATACATGTGACAATAGCAGCTGCAGCAGAGCTTTTCATAGTGTTTGTCTGGGAGATTGGCTGCGTTCTATCACAACAACGAGGCA ATCTTTTGATGTTTTGTTTGGGAACTGCCCCTACTGTTCGGGACCAGTTGCTGTAAAGGTTGACTCCAATGTATAG
- the LOC113288477 gene encoding E3 ubiquitin-protein ligase FANCL-like isoform X3 produces the protein MSRKLSEQNRDKQGSSSSSFHRSVYSEIEEVGWEHLVHLSEDLTHMTFRILDKKGQSHIFEIYLPQSYPKCAPSISADVPYVCELKWSISSRLKDVVLQHLEKLQDFFSIMDDIDKKLWVVGPIQPSRATSFRQINLGNDCFIMLAINVSDPRSLPECRLLGPETITDKMRKTWRRNCNRWTKDKSIGENLENLMETSLPGPRQSTMEDQQVECGICYAHCLPINDELGAKSGSGSDYTCDNSSCSRAFHSVCLGDWLRSITTTRQSFDVLFGNCPYCSGPVAVKVDSNV, from the exons ATGAGTAGAAAATTG AGTGAACAGAATAGAGATAAACAAGGATCCTCTTCGTCTTCCTTTCACCGATCAGTGTATTCAGAG ATAGAAGAGGTTGGATGGGAACATCTGGTGCATCTGAGTGAAGACCTTACGCATATGACTTTTCGCATCTT AGACAAGAAAGGACAATCACATATATTTGAGATATATTTGCCTCAAAGTTATCCCAAATGCGCTCCTTCAATATCAGCA GACGTGCCATATGTTTGTGAGTTGAAATGGTCCATATCATCAAGACTAAAGGATGTTGTGCTCCAG CATTTGGAAAAGCTTCAAGATTTTTTTTCTATCATGGATGACATTGATAAAAAACTCTGGGTTGTTGGTCCAATACAGCCATCTCGTGCAACATCATTCCGTCAGATCAATTTAG GAAATGACTGTTTTATCATGCTGGCTATAAATGTTTCTGATCCACGGTCCTTGCCTGA GTGTCGTCTCTTAGGACCCGAAACAATCACTGATAAGATGAGAAAGACATGGAGGAGAAATTGCAATAGATG GACAAAGGACAAATCAATTGGCGAAAACCTGGAAAATCTGATGGAGACTTCGCTTCCTGGACCTCGTCAATCCACAATGGAGGATCAACAAGTTGAATGTGGCATATGCTATGCTCACTGTCTTCCAATCA atgatgaacttgGAGCTAAGAGTGGAAGTGGATCCGACTATACATGTGACAATAGCAGCTGCAGCAGAGCTTTTCATAGTGTTTGTCTGGGAGATTGGCTGCGTTCTATCACAACAACGAGGCA ATCTTTTGATGTTTTGTTTGGGAACTGCCCCTACTGTTCGGGACCAGTTGCTGTAAAGGTTGACTCCAATGTATAG
- the LOC113288477 gene encoding E3 ubiquitin-protein ligase FANCL-like isoform X1: MSRKLSEQNRDKQGSSSSSFHRSVYSEIEEVGWEHLVHLSEDLTHMTFRILDKKGQSHIFEIYLPQSYPKCAPSISADVPYVCELKWSISSRLKDVVLQVREHLEKLQDFFSIMDDIDKKLWVVGPIQPSRATSFRQINLGNDCFIMLAINVSDPRSLPECRLLGPETITDKMRKTWRRNCNRWTKDKSIGENLENLMETSLPGPRQSTMEDQQVECGICYAHCLPINDELGAKSGSGSDYTCDNSSCSRAFHSVCLGDWLRSITTTRQSFDVLFGNCPYCSGPVAVKVDSNV; this comes from the exons ATGAGTAGAAAATTG AGTGAACAGAATAGAGATAAACAAGGATCCTCTTCGTCTTCCTTTCACCGATCAGTGTATTCAGAG ATAGAAGAGGTTGGATGGGAACATCTGGTGCATCTGAGTGAAGACCTTACGCATATGACTTTTCGCATCTT AGACAAGAAAGGACAATCACATATATTTGAGATATATTTGCCTCAAAGTTATCCCAAATGCGCTCCTTCAATATCAGCA GACGTGCCATATGTTTGTGAGTTGAAATGGTCCATATCATCAAGACTAAAGGATGTTGTGCTCCAGGTGCGCGAG CATTTGGAAAAGCTTCAAGATTTTTTTTCTATCATGGATGACATTGATAAAAAACTCTGGGTTGTTGGTCCAATACAGCCATCTCGTGCAACATCATTCCGTCAGATCAATTTAG GAAATGACTGTTTTATCATGCTGGCTATAAATGTTTCTGATCCACGGTCCTTGCCTGA GTGTCGTCTCTTAGGACCCGAAACAATCACTGATAAGATGAGAAAGACATGGAGGAGAAATTGCAATAGATG GACAAAGGACAAATCAATTGGCGAAAACCTGGAAAATCTGATGGAGACTTCGCTTCCTGGACCTCGTCAATCCACAATGGAGGATCAACAAGTTGAATGTGGCATATGCTATGCTCACTGTCTTCCAATCA atgatgaacttgGAGCTAAGAGTGGAAGTGGATCCGACTATACATGTGACAATAGCAGCTGCAGCAGAGCTTTTCATAGTGTTTGTCTGGGAGATTGGCTGCGTTCTATCACAACAACGAGGCA ATCTTTTGATGTTTTGTTTGGGAACTGCCCCTACTGTTCGGGACCAGTTGCTGTAAAGGTTGACTCCAATGTATAG
- the LOC113288477 gene encoding E3 ubiquitin-protein ligase FANCL-like isoform X4, protein MRSFNISIFLQDVPYVCELKWSISSRLKDVVLQVREHLEKLQDFFSIMDDIDKKLWVVGPIQPSRATSFRQINLGNDCFIMLAINVSDPRSLPECRLLGPETITDKMRKTWRRNCNRWTKDKSIGENLENLMETSLPGPRQSTMEDQQVECGICYAHCLPINDELGAKSGSGSDYTCDNSSCSRAFHSVCLGDWLRSITTTRQSFDVLFGNCPYCSGPVAVKVDSNV, encoded by the exons ATGCGCTCCTTCAATATCAGCA TTTTTCTTCAGGACGTGCCATATGTTTGTGAGTTGAAATGGTCCATATCATCAAGACTAAAGGATGTTGTGCTCCAGGTGCGCGAG CATTTGGAAAAGCTTCAAGATTTTTTTTCTATCATGGATGACATTGATAAAAAACTCTGGGTTGTTGGTCCAATACAGCCATCTCGTGCAACATCATTCCGTCAGATCAATTTAG GAAATGACTGTTTTATCATGCTGGCTATAAATGTTTCTGATCCACGGTCCTTGCCTGA GTGTCGTCTCTTAGGACCCGAAACAATCACTGATAAGATGAGAAAGACATGGAGGAGAAATTGCAATAGATG GACAAAGGACAAATCAATTGGCGAAAACCTGGAAAATCTGATGGAGACTTCGCTTCCTGGACCTCGTCAATCCACAATGGAGGATCAACAAGTTGAATGTGGCATATGCTATGCTCACTGTCTTCCAATCA atgatgaacttgGAGCTAAGAGTGGAAGTGGATCCGACTATACATGTGACAATAGCAGCTGCAGCAGAGCTTTTCATAGTGTTTGTCTGGGAGATTGGCTGCGTTCTATCACAACAACGAGGCA ATCTTTTGATGTTTTGTTTGGGAACTGCCCCTACTGTTCGGGACCAGTTGCTGTAAAGGTTGACTCCAATGTATAG